Proteins encoded together in one Planctomyces sp. SH-PL14 window:
- a CDS encoding PQQ-binding-like beta-propeller repeat protein, whose translation MRKSVAAVGVWLLGLAAVAAAGDWRQFRGTDATGVAVDEAVPLKWSDTENLAWKVDLPGRGLSSPIVVGNRVYVSASSGVRQERLHVLCFDAATGSRLWERQFWATGRTSSHPKTCNAAPTPCSDGRRIFASFSSNDVVCLDLDGQLEWYRGLTSDFPNASNSLGMSSSPIVVGETLVCMVECDAESFTTGLDVATGKARWKIDRPRRANWTSPGILRGKETGGDRVLVQSTAGVVALDPLTGKPEWTYSEGASSIPSLVVDGQVAYVPSHGITALRSTPSGSDVPEMLWRAEGASPGTGSPILYQGSLYFVAGSGVLTSLDPKTGEKKWQTRLKGPFSGSPVAAAGHLFVFNEEGLGQVVNLSGDKGDVAHTHGFGEIILCTPAISDGAIYVRSDGHLWKIGSR comes from the coding sequence ATGAGGAAATCCGTTGCGGCTGTCGGGGTTTGGCTGTTGGGGCTCGCGGCCGTGGCGGCTGCCGGAGACTGGCGGCAGTTTCGCGGGACGGATGCCACCGGCGTGGCGGTTGACGAGGCGGTTCCGCTGAAGTGGAGTGATACCGAGAACCTGGCCTGGAAGGTCGATCTTCCGGGGCGGGGACTGTCGAGCCCGATTGTTGTCGGGAACCGGGTCTATGTGTCGGCGTCATCGGGCGTGCGGCAGGAACGGCTGCATGTTCTGTGCTTTGATGCCGCGACCGGGTCGCGGCTCTGGGAGCGGCAGTTCTGGGCGACCGGCCGGACCTCGTCCCATCCCAAGACCTGTAATGCGGCTCCGACCCCTTGCAGCGACGGCCGGCGGATCTTTGCGTCGTTCTCGAGTAACGACGTGGTCTGCCTCGACCTGGACGGGCAGCTCGAGTGGTATCGGGGGCTGACGAGCGATTTTCCGAATGCCAGCAACAGTTTGGGGATGTCGTCGTCGCCGATCGTGGTCGGGGAGACGCTGGTCTGCATGGTCGAGTGCGACGCGGAGTCGTTCACCACCGGCCTGGATGTCGCGACGGGCAAAGCGAGGTGGAAGATTGATCGGCCGCGGCGGGCCAACTGGACTTCGCCGGGGATTCTCCGGGGCAAGGAAACGGGTGGCGACCGGGTCCTGGTTCAGTCGACCGCCGGCGTGGTGGCGCTCGATCCGCTGACCGGGAAGCCGGAGTGGACCTACAGCGAAGGGGCGTCGTCGATCCCGTCTCTGGTGGTTGATGGTCAGGTGGCTTATGTCCCTTCGCACGGGATCACGGCGCTGCGGTCGACGCCGTCGGGGAGCGATGTGCCGGAGATGTTGTGGCGGGCGGAAGGGGCCTCGCCGGGGACGGGGAGTCCGATCCTGTATCAGGGATCGCTTTACTTTGTGGCTGGCAGCGGGGTGTTGACGAGTCTCGATCCGAAGACCGGCGAGAAGAAGTGGCAGACTCGTCTCAAGGGGCCCTTCAGCGGCAGCCCGGTGGCGGCGGCGGGGCACCTGTTTGTGTTCAATGAGGAGGGGCTTGGCCAGGTGGTCAATCTCTCCGGCGACAAGGGGGATGTGGCTCACACCCACGGTTTTGGCGAGATCATTCTTTGCACGCCGGCGATCAGCGATGGTGCGATTTATGTGCGGAGTGACGGGCACCTGTGGAAGATCGGCTCCCGCTGA
- a CDS encoding EAL domain-containing protein has product MPWNAFPLARARLGIRATVVLPLVCGTLAIAMLGLHWIGESEKSQRERHLQTQAWTLGRTLADVASADANRVLLTRLAASYVAEPGVQSVVIANGKPPAVPLTVAIANQSVWTGRSFSEIPELADSADAAARAAETGQAEFRRIPGTIETVELLLPFVRPFAEGPSTPGLVAIRIDGSLLKAAHDIRTRRLGLALLGAIGLLSTGVYLLIRQSVLRPVEAMSRFADEIALGNRDARLKVGRHDELGRLARQIDSLFREVLRREERERAARAESQAARQRTESTLAELGSLKYALDQHAIISVIDQYGYFTHTNNKFCQQSGYRREQLAGMTHRLLDAGPDADAQWDGIWRTLAEGNWHGEMCCRAADGSLYWVDNTIVPFRDGEGRVSQYVVMGTDITPRKRAELEMANERALLLAFVEHAPAAIAMFDRDMRYLAVSERWITDYGLEGREIIGRTHYEVFPELPGRWREVHQRCLAGETVTNPLDIWRPDDADCDQILHWEVRPWRHGDGSIAGLMMFTEDLTQQKQTEAALRETKEQFELALSGSNDGIWDWSVLSGNVFYSRRFKELLGYAEDEFAHRFESFDEHVHPEDRQEVMDKLQRHLEEGDQFDAVCRLRTKPGPFRWFRFRGEAVRNDQGRARRMAGSLSDITSLKETEERLRESARIDQLTKLPNRALFLDRLSQQMQRSVRTGHFGYAVMFLDFDRFKIVNDSLGHDAGDELLVQIAARLREQIRGVDSVSCHLDESTTARLGGDEFVVLLTELRTPDDARVVADRLMGALARPYVIGEHEVYSTASIGIVVGSPRYDRPEDVVRDADTAMYEAKRNGKSRYVLFDASMHERVRRRMRLESDLHRAIAENQLFLVFQPIYDLRTRSLESVEALVRWKHPDQGLISPGEFIPVAEESSLILMIGEWVFREACRRFAEWRKMLGPWAPPSISINVSRKQFSQRELPNVVASALQTYGIEPSQIHIEVTEDFFAGDIKSAVRAMNAIKALGLKLSIDDFGTGCSSFASLHQFPVDTLKIDQSLIGEISRSEDAVAMIQGLTTIARSMEIKVVAEGVETAEQAAKLLELGCDYAQGFYFARPLTNENLIALRLKEVPVDAALPEAGVSSSVPS; this is encoded by the coding sequence ATGCCCTGGAACGCCTTTCCTCTCGCTCGCGCTCGGCTCGGCATCCGGGCGACGGTCGTGCTGCCGCTCGTGTGCGGCACGCTGGCCATCGCGATGCTCGGCCTGCACTGGATCGGGGAGAGCGAAAAGAGCCAGCGGGAGCGGCATCTGCAGACGCAGGCCTGGACCCTCGGCCGGACGCTGGCCGACGTCGCGTCCGCCGACGCCAACCGCGTGCTGCTGACGCGGCTCGCCGCCTCCTATGTGGCGGAGCCGGGCGTGCAGTCCGTCGTGATCGCGAACGGCAAACCTCCCGCCGTTCCCCTGACCGTCGCGATCGCCAACCAATCGGTCTGGACCGGCCGGTCGTTCTCCGAGATCCCCGAGCTCGCGGACTCGGCGGATGCGGCGGCCCGGGCGGCGGAGACGGGGCAGGCGGAGTTCCGCCGGATTCCTGGAACAATCGAGACGGTCGAGCTGCTTCTCCCCTTCGTCCGCCCCTTCGCGGAGGGACCGTCGACGCCGGGGCTGGTCGCGATCCGCATCGACGGCAGCCTGCTCAAGGCGGCCCATGACATCCGGACGCGGCGGCTGGGGCTGGCACTCCTGGGGGCGATCGGTCTCCTTTCGACCGGGGTCTACCTCCTCATCCGCCAGTCGGTCCTGCGTCCCGTGGAAGCGATGTCCCGCTTCGCGGACGAGATCGCGCTCGGCAACCGCGACGCGCGACTGAAGGTAGGGCGGCACGATGAACTCGGCCGGCTGGCGCGCCAGATCGATTCGCTGTTTCGCGAAGTCCTCCGCCGCGAGGAGCGGGAACGGGCGGCGCGGGCCGAGTCCCAGGCGGCGCGGCAGCGGACGGAATCGACGCTGGCGGAGCTCGGCTCGCTGAAGTACGCCCTCGACCAGCATGCGATCATCTCCGTCATCGACCAGTACGGCTACTTCACGCATACGAACAACAAGTTCTGCCAGCAGAGCGGGTATCGCCGGGAGCAGCTCGCGGGCATGACCCATCGCCTCCTCGACGCCGGGCCGGACGCGGACGCCCAGTGGGACGGGATCTGGCGGACCCTCGCTGAGGGGAACTGGCATGGAGAGATGTGCTGCCGCGCGGCGGACGGCAGCCTGTACTGGGTCGACAACACGATCGTCCCCTTCCGGGACGGCGAGGGGCGCGTCTCCCAGTACGTCGTGATGGGGACCGACATCACCCCCCGCAAGCGGGCCGAGCTGGAGATGGCCAACGAACGGGCCCTCCTGCTGGCCTTTGTCGAGCATGCGCCGGCGGCCATCGCCATGTTCGACCGGGACATGCGGTACCTGGCGGTCAGCGAGCGGTGGATCACCGACTACGGCCTCGAAGGCCGGGAGATCATCGGCCGGACGCACTACGAAGTCTTCCCGGAGCTGCCGGGACGCTGGCGGGAGGTGCACCAGCGATGCCTTGCCGGGGAGACGGTCACCAACCCGCTCGACATCTGGCGGCCGGACGACGCGGACTGCGACCAGATCCTGCACTGGGAAGTCCGTCCGTGGCGGCATGGCGACGGTTCGATCGCCGGCTTGATGATGTTCACCGAGGACCTGACCCAGCAGAAGCAGACCGAGGCGGCCCTGCGGGAGACCAAGGAGCAGTTCGAGCTGGCCCTCAGCGGCTCGAACGACGGGATCTGGGACTGGAGCGTCCTGTCCGGGAACGTTTTCTACTCGCGGCGGTTCAAGGAGCTGCTGGGGTACGCGGAAGACGAATTCGCTCATCGCTTCGAGTCATTCGATGAGCACGTTCACCCCGAGGACCGCCAGGAGGTGATGGACAAGCTCCAGCGGCACCTGGAGGAAGGGGATCAGTTCGACGCGGTCTGCCGGCTCCGGACGAAGCCTGGCCCGTTTCGCTGGTTCCGGTTCCGCGGCGAGGCGGTGCGGAACGATCAGGGACGGGCCCGGCGGATGGCCGGCTCTCTTTCCGACATCACTTCGCTCAAGGAGACCGAGGAACGGCTGCGGGAATCGGCCCGCATCGACCAGCTCACGAAGCTCCCCAACCGGGCGCTGTTCCTCGACCGGCTGTCCCAGCAGATGCAGCGGTCGGTCCGGACGGGGCACTTCGGCTATGCCGTCATGTTCCTGGACTTCGACCGCTTCAAGATCGTCAACGACAGCCTGGGGCATGACGCGGGGGACGAGCTCCTGGTCCAGATTGCGGCGCGGCTGCGGGAGCAGATCCGCGGCGTCGATTCCGTGAGCTGCCATCTCGACGAGTCGACGACCGCCCGGCTGGGAGGGGACGAGTTCGTCGTCCTGCTGACCGAACTCCGCACCCCGGACGACGCCCGGGTCGTGGCGGACCGGCTGATGGGAGCCCTGGCCCGGCCGTACGTGATCGGCGAGCACGAGGTCTACTCCACGGCGAGCATCGGGATCGTGGTCGGCTCGCCCCGCTACGACCGCCCCGAGGACGTCGTCCGCGACGCCGACACCGCCATGTACGAGGCGAAGCGGAACGGCAAGTCGCGATACGTCCTGTTCGACGCGTCGATGCACGAGCGGGTCCGGCGGCGGATGAGGCTGGAGTCGGACCTGCACCGCGCGATCGCGGAGAACCAGCTGTTCCTGGTATTCCAGCCGATCTACGACCTCCGCACCCGGTCGCTGGAGTCGGTGGAGGCCCTCGTTCGCTGGAAGCATCCCGATCAGGGGCTGATCTCGCCGGGGGAGTTCATTCCGGTCGCCGAGGAATCGTCGCTGATCCTGATGATCGGCGAGTGGGTCTTCCGCGAGGCGTGCCGACGGTTTGCCGAATGGCGGAAGATGCTGGGGCCGTGGGCTCCGCCGTCGATCAGCATCAATGTCTCGCGGAAGCAGTTTTCGCAGCGGGAGCTGCCGAACGTCGTTGCGTCCGCGCTGCAGACGTACGGTATCGAGCCGTCGCAGATCCATATTGAGGTGACGGAGGACTTCTTTGCGGGGGACATCAAGTCGGCCGTGCGGGCGATGAACGCGATCAAGGCGCTCGGCCTCAAGCTGTCGATCGACGATTTTGGGACGGGTTGCTCGTCGTTCGCCTCTCTGCACCAATTCCCGGTCGACACGCTCAAGATCGACCAGTCGCTGATCGGGGAGATCTCCCGCTCCGAGGACGCCGTGGCGATGATCCAGGGGCTGACGACGATTGCCCGGAGCATGGAGATCAAGGTGGTGGCGGAAGGGGTCGAGACGGCCGAGCAGGCGGCCAAGCTGCTTGAGCTGGGGTGCGATTATGCCCAGGGCTTTTATTTTGCCCGGCCGCTGACGAATGAGAATCTGATTGCGCTGCGACTCAAAGAGGTCCCGGTGGATGCGGCACTCCCCGAGGCGGGAGTCTCGTCATCCGTGCCGTCATAA